The following coding sequences are from one Oryzisolibacter sp. LB2S window:
- a CDS encoding SPFH domain-containing protein has protein sequence MALMDFIKKQFIDILQWTEEGDGTLAWRFPMEGMEIQTGATLVVRESQMALFVNEGQVADVFGPGTYKLTTQTLPVLTYLKNWDKLFQSPFKSDVYFFSTRQQIDQKWGTPQPITIRDADFGAVRLRAFGNYAYRVADPKLFHTEISGTRESYPAADLDGQLRGLVLQNISNAIAGSGVAFLDLAANQLMFADALAKALAPAFEKLGLKLEAMTVQNLSLPEELQKVLDQKIGMGMVGNDMGRFMQYQTAQAIPKMAEGAAQGGGGIAGDAMGLGAGVALGQVLAQNLQAGLQGGAAQAAAAAPVGVRPEEVMATLEKLADLKAKGILTQEEFDAKKAELLKKLV, from the coding sequence ATGGCCCTCATGGACTTCATCAAGAAGCAGTTCATCGACATCCTCCAGTGGACCGAGGAGGGCGATGGAACGCTCGCCTGGCGCTTTCCCATGGAGGGCATGGAAATCCAGACCGGCGCCACGCTGGTGGTGCGCGAGTCGCAGATGGCGCTGTTCGTCAACGAGGGCCAGGTGGCCGACGTGTTCGGCCCCGGCACCTACAAGCTCACCACGCAGACCCTGCCGGTGCTGACCTATCTGAAGAACTGGGACAAGCTGTTCCAGTCGCCGTTCAAGAGCGACGTGTATTTCTTCAGCACGCGCCAGCAGATCGACCAGAAATGGGGCACACCCCAGCCCATCACCATCCGCGACGCGGACTTTGGCGCCGTGCGCCTGCGCGCCTTTGGCAACTACGCCTATCGCGTGGCCGACCCCAAGCTGTTCCACACCGAGATCTCGGGCACGCGCGAGAGCTACCCCGCGGCCGACCTGGACGGCCAGCTGCGCGGCCTGGTGCTGCAGAACATCAGCAACGCCATTGCCGGCAGCGGCGTGGCGTTTCTCGACCTGGCGGCCAATCAGCTGATGTTTGCCGATGCGCTGGCCAAGGCGCTGGCGCCGGCGTTCGAGAAGCTGGGCCTCAAGCTCGAGGCCATGACGGTGCAGAACCTGTCGCTGCCCGAAGAGCTGCAAAAGGTGCTGGACCAGAAGATCGGCATGGGCATGGTCGGCAATGACATGGGCCGCTTCATGCAGTACCAGACGGCCCAGGCCATCCCCAAGATGGCCGAGGGCGCCGCCCAGGGCGGCGGCGGCATTGCCGGCGACGCCATGGGCCTGGGCGCGGGCGTGGCCCTGGGCCAGGTGCTGGCGCAGAACCTGCAGGCCGGGCTGCAGGGCGGGGCGGCGCAGGCGGCTGCGGCGGCCCCCGTGGGCGTGCGCCCCGAGGAGGTCATGGCCACGCTGGAGAAGCTCGCTGATCTGAAGGCCAAGGGCATCCTCACGCAGGAGGAGTTCGACGCCAAGAAGGCCGAGCTGCTCAAGAAGCTGGTTTAG
- a CDS encoding DUF2061 domain-containing protein produces the protein MTRIRIAARRNLPTLAKTGSYYVIHICVAALVAYAVTGNLIASLTLSLLEPTVQAVAFFFHEKAWERLLARSTTAQECTSSNAPVVSADTRSTTALALKA, from the coding sequence ATGACCCGCATTCGCATTGCCGCCCGCCGCAACCTGCCCACGCTGGCCAAGACCGGCAGCTACTACGTGATCCATATCTGCGTGGCCGCGCTGGTGGCCTATGCCGTCACGGGCAACCTGATCGCCTCGCTCACGCTGAGCCTGCTCGAGCCCACGGTGCAGGCCGTGGCCTTCTTCTTCCACGAAAAGGCCTGGGAGAGGCTGCTGGCGCGCAGCACGACCGCTCAGGAATGCACATCGAGCAACGCGCCCGTGGTGTCGGCGGACACGCGCAGCACGACCGCGTTGGCCTTGAAGGCGTAG
- a CDS encoding flagellar basal body protein: MSTITAIAQSGLQAAQLRLSSSAHNIANLHTPGFTGQQVRQQAQPALGGVQARLAPAGQAGVALESEAVEQMAATYAFKANAVVLRVSADTTGALLDVHS, encoded by the coding sequence ATGAGCACCATCACCGCCATCGCCCAATCCGGCCTGCAGGCCGCGCAGCTGCGGCTCTCGAGCAGCGCGCACAACATCGCCAACCTCCATACCCCGGGTTTCACGGGCCAGCAGGTGCGCCAGCAGGCCCAGCCCGCTCTGGGCGGCGTACAGGCCCGGCTCGCCCCGGCGGGTCAGGCCGGTGTGGCGCTCGAGTCCGAGGCGGTGGAGCAGATGGCCGCCACCTACGCCTTCAAGGCCAACGCGGTCGTGCTGCGCGTGTCCGCCGACACCACGGGCGCGTTGCTCGATGTGCATTCCTGA
- a CDS encoding LysR family transcriptional regulator: protein MQVKITSRPRAILGQLSDMDLRLLQVFKAVVECGGMAAAELELNIGTSTVSRHIKDLETRLGLTLCRRGRAGFALTPEGHRVYEETLRLLASVRGFLGSIDDIHARMGGQLAVAVFDKTASNPAAHIDAAIATFADQAPHVQLQLHVGSINTIERGVIDGSFQVGIIPAHRSSQSLVYTELFGETMLLYCGAGHALFGADHGTLDWDALRRHPFAGLGYHSPNMELSHEARLTRAATGFDQEAIATLVLSGRFLGFLPDHYAEAFERQGRLQCVRPDLFHYRCRFVSLVRRSPAPSRAAQLFQQCLAQAHSSA from the coding sequence ATGCAAGTAAAAATCACCTCCCGCCCGCGCGCCATCCTCGGCCAGCTCTCCGACATGGACCTGCGCCTGTTGCAGGTCTTCAAGGCCGTGGTCGAGTGCGGCGGCATGGCGGCGGCGGAGCTCGAGCTCAACATCGGCACCAGCACGGTGAGCCGCCACATCAAGGACCTGGAGACGCGCCTGGGCCTCACCCTGTGCCGCCGCGGCCGTGCGGGCTTTGCCCTCACACCCGAGGGCCACCGCGTGTACGAGGAGACGCTGCGCCTCTTGGCCTCGGTGCGCGGCTTTCTGGGCAGCATCGACGACATCCACGCGCGCATGGGCGGGCAGCTGGCAGTGGCCGTGTTCGACAAGACCGCCAGCAACCCGGCCGCGCATATCGACGCGGCCATCGCCACCTTTGCCGATCAGGCGCCCCATGTGCAGCTGCAGCTGCATGTGGGCTCGATCAACACCATAGAGCGCGGCGTGATCGACGGCAGCTTTCAGGTGGGCATCATCCCGGCGCACCGCAGCTCGCAAAGCCTGGTCTATACCGAGCTGTTTGGCGAGACCATGCTGCTGTACTGCGGCGCGGGCCATGCGCTGTTTGGCGCGGACCACGGCACGCTGGACTGGGACGCGCTGCGCCGCCACCCGTTTGCCGGCCTGGGCTACCACTCGCCCAACATGGAGCTGTCGCACGAGGCGCGTCTGACGCGCGCCGCTACGGGCTTCGACCAGGAGGCCATTGCCACCTTGGTGCTGTCGGGGCGCTTTCTGGGTTTTCTGCCCGATCACTACGCCGAGGCCTTCGAGCGCCAGGGCCGTCTTCAGTGCGTGCGGCCCGACCTGTTCCACTACCGCTGCCGGTTCGTCAGCCTGGTGCGCCGCTCGCCCGCGCCCAGCCGCGCGGCGCAGCTGTTCCAGCAATGCCTGGCGCAGGCACATTCAAGCGCCTGA